The Chelonia mydas isolate rCheMyd1 chromosome 3, rCheMyd1.pri.v2, whole genome shotgun sequence genome includes a region encoding these proteins:
- the GJA10 gene encoding gap junction alpha-10 protein yields the protein MGDWNLLGSILEEVHIHSTIVGKIWLTILFIFRMLVLGVAAEDVWDDEQSEFICNTEQPGCSNVCYDKAFPISLIRYWVLQIIFVSSPSLVYMGHALYRLRALEKERQKKKTHLRAQLEELEPVPEEHKRMERELRKLEEQKKVNKAPLRGSLLRTYILHILTRSAVEVGFMIGQYLLYGLQMYPLYKCTRPPCPNTVDCFVSRPTEKTIFMIFMHSIAAVSLFLNILEIIHLGIRKIKKTLHGRQRREAVMAEETSICTLKKNSVVQQVCIMSNSSPQSSYKLLPNQQGGLPVYLPPVQGYKVLQAPADHCQQAVGMGAEQRRCSTDRPRSEQHHGQVPRLHKHPENPREREQHYRQLSNQHLGQPSRHPSSSSEETHKQPQQDIESCPGNEQHIPEPPRNPVQPAKTPTRAGPLEIPQAPRNILRKHSRVGSCKDYGDDRGDSPDSGHYQGNRKASFLSRVLSESQLASDSESSDSRNGSSSEAKCREESSPPITPPPPCATGRRMSMELYGLGPEYLKNCIVLQDEDTG from the exons ATGGGGGATTGGAACTTGCTAGGCAGCATCCTTGAGGAAGTGCACATCCACTCCACCATCGTGGGGAAAATCTGGCTCACTATCCTTTTCATATTCCGGATGCTGGTGCTGGGAGTGGCTGCTGAAGATgtttgggatgacgagcagtctGAGTTCATTTGTAACACAGAGCAACCTGGCTGCAGCAACGTTTGTTATGACAAAGCCTTCCCCATCTCTTTGATCAGATACTGGGTGCTACAGATCATCTttgtctcttccccatccctagTGTACATGGGACACGCACTTTATAGACTTAGGGCCCTTGAGAAAGAGAGGCAGAAGAAGAAAACCCATCTTAGAGCCCAGCTGGAAGAACTGGAGCCTGTCCCGGAGGAGCACAAGAGAATGGAGAGGGAGTTGAGGAAGTTAGAAGAACAGAAGAAAGTGAACAAAGCGCCCTTGAGAGGGTCCCTATTGCGCACCTACATTCTGCATATCTTGACCCGCTCAGCGGTGGAAGTGGGCTTTATGATAGGTCAGTATCTTTTATATGGGCTTCAAATGTATCCCCTTTACAAATGCACTCGTCCTCCCTGCCCTAACACGGTGGATTGTTTTGTGTCCAGACCCACAGAGAAGACCATCTTTATGATTTTCATGCATAGCATCGCAGCTGTCTCCCTGTTCCTGAACATCCTAGAGATTATCCACCTGGGGATAAGGAAGATAAAGAAGACCCTGCatgggaggcagagaagagaggcAGTGATGGCAGAGGAGACAAGCATTTGCACCTTGAAGAAGAACTCGGTGGTGCAGCAAGTTTGCATCATGAGCAATTCCTCCCCCCAGAGCAGCTATAAACTTTTGCCAAACCAGCAGGGTGGGCTGCCTGTTTATCTGCCCCCAGTGCAAGGATACAAAGTGCTCCAGGCACCTGCTGATCACTGCCAGCAGGCAGTAGGGATGGGTGCTGAGCAGCGCCGGTGCAGCACAGATAGGCCTAGAAGTGAGCAGCACCATGGACAGGTCCCTCGCCTCCACAAGCACCCGGAAAACCCCCGTGAGAGGGAGCAGCACTATAGACAGCTCTCCAACCAGCACCTGGGACAGCCATCCCGTCACCCTTCCTCCAGCAGCGAGGAGACCCACAAGCAGCCCCAGCAGGACATCGAGAGCTGCCCAGGGAACGAACAGCACATCCCAGAGCCGCCCAGGAACCCCGTGCAGCCAGCCAAGACACCCACTCGTGCCGGTCCGCTGGAGATCCCCCAAGCCCCCCGCAATATACTCCGCAAACACAGCCGGGTGGGCAGCTGCAAAGACTATGGGGACGATCGCGGTGACTCTCCGGACAGCGGGCATTATCAGGGCAATCGCAAGGCCAGCTTCCTGTCCAGGGTGCTGTCCGAGAGCCAGCTGGCCAGTGACTCGGAGAGCTCTGACTCCAGGAATGGCTCCAGCTCTGAAGCCAAATgcagagaggagagcagcccGCCCATCACCCCACCACCCCCTTGTGCAACGGGACGCAGAATGTCCATG gagCTCTATGGCCTGGGCCCAGAATATCTGAAAAACTGCATAGTGCTCCAGGATGAAGACACTGGATAA